A section of the Mycoplasmopsis synoviae ATCC 25204 genome encodes:
- a CDS encoding lipoprotein — translation METSGSVTAAKTLQAEEQYTNVSQDLRTDLEAKLTTAATALLEGETKLKNLDASSNLDTTKATLESAKTALDAAVDAVKPELDFQKTKTSAAAKVTELESLVNIALKTELEKQVDALTKDHATEATTMLANLTSLKESLESLQTLVSDGLKMQVDYPQKYYDADNKADFDAALLKASSVFPAFQWTAQSIIVETPEGQLPNPRAWTKARDKSEFKLQNFVIAPAPAESGSEDVSGGGTSAAASATVRLATGTEEAAEDSESSEAQTAPTADLASTVSYLKTLDTDLKAQTAALNGDTTTNKTAYYKPVDGRTLYWDGFMPKIVLNDFDASQTNVEDNKSKLQTWFNTKANWSNLEDQLVKKLGSEKFKNVKLTNPRVDWDIVNSNQYRPKVTFDVTQKEGYELQSGSEFSQSLTMVIRVLYTTQSPNANVLQMQGASSSAAPAGSTPSNNAAVIRDVNVYMNYTGPSIVLDEAHPTVGATPNTSINGTSNVTGDFNTKFKNLLVNVVGRSFTQTSLLQAIINYVNKFDPKFPASFVLNTNGVALTSVQSGTQLRIGSLNDFLYNNKGFLQQVNGDSSAVYFAVNGVTSQGWLNTFLIRIPLTKFVRPISVFTAPVVTPPAEEATGGSQTQEARLQPAGYSNSDSSGSTEQTPPSTTQ, via the coding sequence TTAGAAACCAGCGGATCGGTTACTGCTGCTAAAACACTTCAAGCTGAAGAACAATACACAAATGTAAGCCAAGATCTTAGAACTGATTTAGAAGCAAAATTAACAACAGCAGCAACAGCATTACTAGAAGGTGAAACAAAACTTAAAAATCTAGATGCTTCAAGTAATTTAGACACAACAAAAGCTACATTAGAATCTGCAAAAACAGCTCTAGATGCAGCAGTTGATGCAGTTAAACCAGAACTTGACTTCCAAAAAACAAAAACTAGCGCTGCAGCTAAAGTTACAGAACTTGAATCTCTTGTTAATATAGCTTTAAAAACTGAACTAGAAAAACAAGTTGATGCTTTAACTAAAGATCACGCAACTGAAGCTACAACAATGTTAGCTAACCTAACATCGTTAAAAGAATCATTAGAATCTCTTCAAACTTTAGTATCAGATGGTCTAAAAATGCAAGTGGATTATCCACAAAAATACTACGATGCAGATAACAAAGCAGATTTCGATGCAGCTTTACTAAAAGCTTCATCAGTGTTTCCAGCATTCCAATGAACAGCTCAATCAATTATTGTAGAAACTCCTGAAGGTCAACTTCCAAACCCTAGAGCTTGAACCAAAGCTAGAGACAAATCAGAATTTAAACTACAAAACTTCGTAATAGCTCCAGCTCCAGCAGAAAGTGGAAGCGAAGATGTAAGTGGAGGCGGAACATCAGCCGCAGCATCAGCTACAGTTAGACTTGCAACAGGAACAGAAGAAGCAGCAGAAGATTCAGAATCATCAGAAGCTCAAACAGCTCCAACAGCTGATTTAGCATCAACAGTTTCTTATCTAAAAACCTTAGATACAGATCTTAAAGCGCAAACTGCAGCACTAAATGGTGATACTACAACTAATAAGACAGCATACTACAAACCAGTTGACGGTCGTACACTATACTGAGACGGGTTTATGCCTAAAATAGTGCTAAATGATTTTGATGCATCGCAAACAAATGTAGAAGATAATAAATCAAAACTTCAAACATGATTTAATACTAAAGCAAATTGAAGCAATCTAGAAGATCAACTTGTTAAAAAACTAGGAAGTGAGAAATTTAAAAACGTTAAACTAACCAATCCACGAGTAGATTGAGACATAGTAAATAGCAACCAATATAGACCTAAAGTTACCTTTGATGTAACCCAAAAAGAAGGTTATGAATTGCAAAGCGGAAGTGAATTTTCACAAAGTCTTACAATGGTTATAAGAGTTTTATATACAACTCAATCACCTAATGCAAACGTTTTACAAATGCAAGGAGCTTCATCTTCAGCAGCGCCAGCTGGTTCAACGCCATCTAATAATGCCGCAGTAATTAGAGACGTAAACGTTTATATGAACTACACCGGACCTTCTATTGTTTTAGATGAAGCCCATCCTACAGTAGGAGCTACACCTAATACTTCAATTAACGGAACCTCAAATGTAACAGGTGACTTTAACACTAAATTCAAAAACTTATTAGTAAACGTAGTAGGGAGGAGTTTCACTCAAACTTCATTATTACAAGCAATAATTAACTACGTTAACAAATTTGACCCTAAATTTCCAGCTTCATTTGTATTAAATACAAACGGAGTTGCTTTAACTAGCGTTCAAAGCGGCACACAACTTAGAATAGGAAGTTTAAACGATTTCCTATACAATAACAAAGGATTCTTACAACAAGTTAATGGAGACTCAAGCGCAGTATATTTTGCAGTTAACGGTGTAACTAGCCAAGGTTGATTAAATACTTTCTTAATTAGAATTCCTTTAACTAAATTTGTAAGACCTATAAGCGTATTTACAGCACCAGTAGTAACTCCTCCTGCAGAAGAAGCTACTGGAGGAAGTCAAACTCAAGAAGCAAGATTACAACCAGCTGGATATAGTAATTCAGATTCATCTGGATCTACAGAACAAACACCACCAAGTACAACTCAATAA
- a CDS encoding hemagglutinin, with the protein MLALYWDGFMPKIVLEGFDSRWTNVNDNKSKLQTWFNTKANWSNLEDQLVKKLGSEKFKNVVLSQPNVTLETFTWNRQTWGVPTVTFNLAAKEGYEKAKNSTNTIALKIRVVYNSNNTNEILFPIQGASSSAAPSGANTADHAKTIKDVNVYLNYTGPAIVLDATLPEVGKVDNTTTNGTSNVTDDLNTKFKDLVTSDQRTASLFFQAIQKYVNTFDPKYPANPVSDQKNGVTWARVENKALKIANLNNPNAVFVQQMKDDSEAVYLPVIGVANNRWLNTFLIRIPLTKFVKPLTVFTATSASTPTQDSSASNTSPQTTT; encoded by the coding sequence ATGTTAGCGCTATACTGAGACGGGTTTATGCCTAAAATAGTGCTTGAAGGTTTTGATTCACGTTGAACAAATGTAAATGATAATAAATCAAAACTTCAAACATGATTTAATACTAAAGCAAATTGAAGCAATCTAGAAGATCAACTTGTTAAAAAACTAGGAAGTGAGAAATTTAAAAACGTTGTTTTATCACAACCTAATGTTACTTTAGAAACATTTACATGAAACCGTCAAACCTGAGGAGTTCCAACCGTTACTTTCAACCTTGCCGCTAAAGAAGGCTATGAAAAAGCAAAAAATTCTACAAATACTATTGCACTAAAAATTAGAGTAGTTTACAATTCAAATAATACAAATGAAATTTTATTCCCAATTCAAGGAGCTTCATCTTCAGCAGCGCCAAGTGGCGCAAATACAGCTGACCATGCTAAAACCATTAAAGATGTTAACGTTTACCTAAACTATACAGGACCAGCGATTGTTTTAGACGCTACCTTGCCTGAGGTTGGAAAAGTTGATAATACAACTACAAACGGAACATCAAATGTAACAGATGACCTTAACACTAAATTCAAAGACTTAGTTACAAGCGACCAAAGAACTGCATCACTATTTTTCCAAGCAATTCAAAAATATGTAAATACCTTTGATCCTAAGTATCCAGCTAATCCAGTAAGTGATCAAAAAAATGGTGTTACTTGAGCTAGAGTAGAAAATAAAGCATTAAAAATCGCAAACCTTAATAATCCTAATGCTGTATTTGTGCAACAAATGAAAGATGACAGCGAGGCAGTATATTTACCAGTTATTGGAGTTGCAAACAATAGATGATTAAATACTTTCTTAATTAGAATTCCATTAACTAAATTTGTTAAGCCTCTAACAGTATTTACTGCTACTTCAGCTTCGACTCCTACTCAAGATTCATCAGCTTCAAATACAAGCCCACAAACAACAACTTAA